A genomic region of Pseudomonas frederiksbergensis contains the following coding sequences:
- the eat gene encoding ethanolamine permease, with protein sequence MNTQLKPSLGTLHLWGIAVGLVISGEYFGWSYGWGVAGTLGFLVTSLMVATMYTCFIFSFTELTTAIPHAGGPFAYSRRAFGEKGGLIAGLATLIEFVFAPPAIALAIGAYLNVQFPALDPKHAAVGAYIVFMGLNILGVKLAATFELVVCVLAVVELLVFMGVVAPAFSFSNFALNGWAGSDVFSAPAIAGMFAAIPFAIWFFLAIEGAAMAAEEAKDPKRTIPKAYISGILTLVLLAMGVMFFAGGVGDWRTLANINDPLPQAMKAVVGESSGWLHMLVWIGLFGLVASFHGIILGYSRQFFALARAGYLPTYLAKLSRFQTPHRAIIVGGLIGIAAIYSDGLINLGGMTLTAAMITMAVFGAIVMYIMSMLSLFKLRKTEPNLERTFRAPGYPLVPAIALALAVVCLVAMAWFNALIGAIFLGFMAVGFVYFLLTAQLRADAPADAMLTGL encoded by the coding sequence ATGAATACACAACTCAAACCCTCGTTGGGCACCCTGCATTTATGGGGTATCGCGGTCGGGCTGGTGATTTCCGGCGAGTACTTTGGCTGGAGCTACGGCTGGGGCGTGGCCGGGACTCTCGGCTTTCTGGTGACCTCGTTGATGGTCGCGACCATGTACACCTGCTTCATTTTCAGCTTCACCGAACTGACCACGGCCATCCCGCACGCGGGCGGCCCTTTCGCCTACAGTCGCCGCGCCTTCGGTGAAAAAGGTGGGCTGATCGCCGGCCTGGCGACGCTGATCGAGTTCGTCTTCGCTCCGCCGGCCATTGCCTTGGCTATCGGCGCCTACCTGAACGTGCAGTTCCCTGCCCTCGATCCGAAACACGCGGCGGTCGGCGCCTATATCGTGTTCATGGGCCTGAACATCCTCGGCGTGAAACTGGCGGCGACCTTCGAGTTGGTGGTTTGTGTGCTGGCCGTCGTAGAGTTGCTGGTGTTCATGGGCGTGGTCGCCCCGGCGTTCAGCTTCAGCAACTTCGCCCTCAATGGCTGGGCCGGTTCCGATGTGTTCAGCGCACCGGCAATCGCCGGGATGTTCGCGGCGATTCCCTTTGCGATCTGGTTCTTCCTCGCCATCGAAGGCGCGGCCATGGCCGCCGAAGAAGCCAAGGACCCGAAACGGACGATCCCCAAAGCCTACATCAGCGGCATTCTGACCCTGGTGTTGCTGGCCATGGGTGTGATGTTCTTTGCCGGTGGCGTGGGTGACTGGCGGACCCTGGCGAACATCAACGACCCGTTGCCGCAAGCGATGAAAGCCGTGGTCGGTGAAAGCTCCGGCTGGCTGCACATGCTGGTGTGGATTGGCCTGTTCGGGCTGGTGGCGAGCTTCCACGGAATCATCCTTGGTTACTCGCGACAGTTCTTCGCCCTCGCCCGTGCAGGCTACCTGCCGACATACCTGGCCAAACTGTCACGCTTTCAGACACCGCACCGGGCAATCATCGTCGGCGGCCTGATCGGTATCGCGGCAATCTACAGCGACGGCTTGATCAACCTCGGCGGCATGACCCTGACCGCGGCGATGATCACCATGGCGGTATTCGGCGCCATCGTGATGTACATCATGAGCATGCTCAGCCTGTTCAAACTGCGTAAAACCGAACCGAACCTGGAACGTACCTTCCGCGCCCCGGGTTATCCGTTGGTGCCGGCTATTGCCCTGGCATTGGCGGTGGTCTGCCTGGTGGCGATGGCCTGGTTCAACGCACTGATCGGGGCAATCTTCCTCGGTTTCATGGCCGTAGGCTTTGTCTACTTCCTGCTGACTGCCCAGCTGCGGGCCGACGCCCCGGCCGATGCGATGCTGACCGGTCTTTGA
- the kdpF gene encoding K(+)-transporting ATPase subunit F translates to MSVLDGVSLLLAVGLFIYLLVALLRADQH, encoded by the coding sequence ATGAGCGTTCTGGACGGGGTGTCCCTGCTGTTGGCGGTGGGACTGTTCATTTATCTACTGGTTGCGCTGTTGCGCGCGGATCAGCACTAG
- the kdpA gene encoding potassium-transporting ATPase subunit KdpA produces MHSYDYLLILAFFAMVLIPAPALGRFYYKVMEGQRTWLTPILGPVERGCYRVAGVDPQGEQSWQKYTLALLAFNLAGFLLLFAILLFQDYLPLNPQNLPGQEWTQAFNTAVSFMTNTNWQSYSGEASLSYLSQMIGLTVQNFVSAATGLAVLVALCRGIGRKSAQTLGNFWVDMTRATLYGLLPLCLLLALFLVWQGVPQTFAHYVNALTMQGVDQVIPLGPAASQIAIKQLGTNGGGFFGVNSAHPFENPTAWSNLFEMASIILIPVALVFTFGHYVKDLRQSRAIIGCMLALFLIGGAVSLWAEYQPNPTLNNIAVEQTAPLEGKEARFGTTATVLWSVTTTAASNGSVNAMHDSLNPLTGMVALINMMVGEVIFGGVGAGLYGMLLNVLIAVFLAGLMIGRTPEYLGKKLQAKEVQLLVVTLLVMPIGVLVLGAIAASLPGPAGTISNPGPHGFSQLLYAYTSASANNGSAFGGLNANTPFHNLMLGLGMLIGRFGYILPVLALAGSLAMKKTAPIGQNSFPTHGPLFVTLLTVTILLVGGLTFLPTLALGPIAEHLSMGF; encoded by the coding sequence ATGCACAGTTATGACTATTTGCTGATCCTCGCGTTCTTCGCCATGGTGCTGATTCCGGCACCGGCCCTGGGAAGGTTCTACTACAAGGTGATGGAAGGCCAGCGCACCTGGCTGACGCCGATCCTCGGGCCAGTGGAACGCGGCTGTTATCGCGTGGCCGGGGTCGACCCACAGGGCGAACAGAGTTGGCAGAAATACACCCTGGCGTTGCTCGCGTTTAACCTCGCGGGCTTTTTGCTGTTGTTCGCGATTTTGTTGTTCCAGGACTACTTGCCACTCAACCCGCAAAACCTGCCGGGGCAGGAGTGGACGCAGGCATTCAACACCGCCGTCAGCTTCATGACCAATACCAACTGGCAGTCCTACAGTGGTGAAGCGTCCCTCAGCTACCTGAGCCAGATGATCGGCCTCACCGTGCAGAACTTTGTCAGCGCCGCTACCGGCTTGGCTGTTCTGGTTGCCTTGTGTCGCGGTATCGGCCGCAAATCGGCACAAACCCTGGGCAACTTCTGGGTCGATATGACCCGCGCCACCCTCTATGGCCTGTTGCCGCTGTGCCTGCTGCTGGCACTGTTCCTGGTCTGGCAAGGCGTGCCGCAAACCTTCGCGCACTATGTGAATGCGCTGACGATGCAGGGCGTGGATCAAGTGATTCCACTGGGTCCTGCGGCCAGCCAGATTGCGATCAAGCAACTGGGCACCAACGGCGGCGGCTTCTTCGGCGTCAACTCGGCGCACCCGTTCGAGAACCCGACGGCCTGGAGCAACCTGTTTGAAATGGCGTCGATCATTCTGATCCCGGTGGCGCTGGTGTTTACCTTCGGCCATTACGTCAAGGACCTGCGTCAGAGTCGGGCGATCATCGGCTGCATGCTCGCGCTGTTCCTGATCGGTGGTGCGGTGTCGCTGTGGGCTGAGTACCAGCCAAACCCGACCCTGAACAACATCGCGGTCGAACAGACGGCCCCGCTGGAAGGCAAGGAAGCACGCTTCGGCACCACCGCGACCGTGCTCTGGTCGGTGACCACCACCGCGGCCTCCAACGGCTCGGTCAACGCCATGCACGACAGTCTCAATCCGCTCACGGGCATGGTCGCGCTCATCAACATGATGGTCGGCGAAGTGATCTTCGGCGGCGTTGGCGCCGGCCTCTACGGCATGTTGCTCAACGTGCTGATTGCGGTGTTCCTCGCCGGTCTGATGATCGGGCGTACACCGGAATACCTCGGCAAGAAACTGCAAGCCAAGGAAGTCCAGTTGCTGGTGGTGACCTTGCTGGTGATGCCGATCGGCGTGCTGGTGCTGGGTGCCATTGCGGCGAGCCTGCCTGGCCCTGCGGGCACTATCAGCAACCCCGGCCCCCACGGTTTCAGTCAACTGCTGTACGCCTACACCTCCGCCAGCGCCAACAACGGTTCGGCATTCGGCGGCTTAAACGCGAACACCCCATTTCATAACCTGATGCTGGGCCTGGGCATGTTGATCGGGCGCTTCGGTTACATCCTCCCGGTACTGGCCCTGGCCGGCAGCCTGGCAATGAAGAAAACCGCACCGATTGGCCAGAACAGCTTCCCGACCCATGGCCCGCTGTTTGTCACTTTGTTGACCGTGACCATTTTGCTGGTGGGTGGCCTGACTTTCCTGCCGACCCTGGCGCTGGGTCCTATCGCTGAACACCTGAGCATGGGCTTCTGA
- the kdpB gene encoding potassium-transporting ATPase subunit KdpB: MNMPVRVSKKTAPHAVPAQPVEQPKTAISALWRPALVQAFVKLDPRQLKRSPVMLVVELTAILTTVLCVIPDPAVPTFVAAQIALWLWFTVLFANFAEALAEGRGKARADSLKAGSEGLSARRKKADGSFQVVPAVSLRKGDVVRVEAGEMIPGDGEVIEGIAAVNEAAITGESAPVIRESGGDRSAVTGNTRLVSDWLLVRITANPGESTLDRMIALVEGAKRQKTPNEVALDILLIGLTMIFLVVVVTLQPFAHFANGNLPLVFLVALLVTLIPTTIGGLLSAIGIAGMDRLVRLNVIAKSGRAVEAAGDVHVLLLDKTGTITFGNRRCTAIYATPGVSAKELAEGALFASLADDTAEGKSIVEYLRGLYPQAEPSAQALTVVPFSAETRLSGVDYQGRVYRKGAVDSVLAFVGQTRADMLPAMSREVDKIAQSGGTPLLVCAEGKLLGAIHLKDVVKPGIRERFAELRKLGIRTVMVTGDNPLTAAAIAAEAGVDDVLAEATPEKKLARIRHEQNDGRLVAMCGDGANDAPALAQADVGMAMNDGTQAAREAANMVDLDSDPTKLLDVVQIGKELLVTRGALTTFSIANDVAKYFAILPALFAAIYPQLGVLNIMHLTSPQSAILSAIVFNALIIVALIPLALRGVRVQAASAAHLLRRNLLIYGVGGIVVPFVGIKLIDMLLTALHLV, encoded by the coding sequence ATGAATATGCCCGTTCGTGTATCGAAAAAAACTGCACCACACGCTGTGCCGGCCCAACCTGTCGAGCAACCGAAAACCGCGATCTCGGCCCTGTGGCGGCCGGCGCTGGTGCAAGCCTTCGTCAAGCTCGACCCACGGCAACTGAAGCGCTCGCCGGTGATGCTGGTGGTCGAACTGACCGCGATTCTCACCACCGTGTTGTGCGTGATACCTGACCCGGCGGTACCCACTTTTGTGGCGGCGCAAATCGCCCTTTGGCTGTGGTTCACCGTGTTGTTCGCGAACTTTGCGGAAGCCCTGGCCGAAGGTCGCGGCAAGGCCCGCGCCGACAGCCTCAAGGCTGGTAGCGAAGGCTTGAGCGCTCGGCGTAAAAAAGCCGATGGCAGCTTTCAGGTAGTGCCAGCGGTCAGCCTGCGCAAAGGCGATGTGGTTCGCGTCGAAGCCGGGGAGATGATTCCCGGTGACGGTGAGGTGATCGAAGGTATTGCCGCAGTCAACGAAGCGGCGATTACCGGTGAGTCCGCACCGGTGATTCGCGAGTCCGGCGGTGACCGTTCGGCGGTCACCGGCAACACTCGACTGGTGTCCGACTGGTTGCTGGTGCGCATCACCGCCAACCCCGGCGAGTCGACACTGGACCGCATGATCGCGCTGGTTGAAGGCGCCAAGCGCCAGAAAACCCCGAACGAAGTGGCGCTGGATATTCTGCTGATCGGCCTGACCATGATCTTCCTGGTGGTGGTCGTGACCTTGCAGCCATTCGCCCACTTCGCCAACGGCAACCTGCCGCTGGTGTTCCTGGTGGCGCTGCTGGTGACGCTGATTCCTACCACCATCGGCGGCTTGTTGTCGGCCATCGGTATTGCCGGCATGGACCGTCTGGTGCGGCTGAACGTGATCGCCAAATCCGGCCGTGCGGTGGAAGCGGCGGGCGACGTGCATGTGTTGCTGCTGGACAAGACCGGCACCATCACCTTCGGTAACCGTCGTTGCACCGCGATCTACGCAACACCTGGCGTCAGCGCCAAGGAACTGGCCGAAGGTGCGTTGTTTGCCTCGCTGGCCGATGACACGGCTGAAGGCAAGTCGATCGTCGAGTATCTGCGCGGACTTTATCCACAGGCTGAGCCGTCTGCGCAGGCACTGACCGTTGTGCCGTTCAGTGCCGAAACTCGCTTGTCCGGCGTTGACTATCAGGGGCGCGTCTATCGCAAAGGTGCGGTGGATTCGGTGTTGGCTTTCGTCGGTCAGACACGCGCCGATATGCTGCCGGCGATGTCCCGGGAAGTCGACAAGATCGCCCAGAGCGGTGGGACGCCGTTGCTGGTGTGTGCCGAGGGCAAGTTGCTCGGTGCGATCCACCTTAAGGACGTGGTCAAGCCAGGCATTCGTGAGCGTTTTGCCGAGCTGCGCAAGCTGGGGATTCGCACCGTCATGGTGACCGGCGACAACCCGCTGACCGCTGCGGCGATTGCCGCTGAAGCCGGTGTCGATGACGTCTTGGCTGAAGCGACGCCGGAGAAGAAACTCGCGCGCATTCGTCACGAGCAGAACGACGGTCGTCTGGTCGCGATGTGCGGTGACGGCGCAAACGACGCGCCAGCGCTGGCTCAGGCTGACGTTGGCATGGCAATGAACGACGGGACGCAGGCCGCGCGCGAAGCGGCGAACATGGTCGACCTCGACAGCGACCCGACCAAGCTGCTGGACGTGGTGCAGATCGGTAAAGAGTTGCTGGTGACCCGTGGCGCGTTGACGACGTTTTCCATCGCCAACGACGTGGCCAAGTACTTCGCGATCCTGCCGGCGCTGTTTGCCGCGATCTACCCGCAACTGGGTGTGCTGAACATCATGCACCTGACCAGTCCGCAGAGCGCGATTCTCTCGGCCATCGTCTTCAACGCCTTGATCATCGTCGCGCTGATCCCGTTGGCCCTGCGCGGCGTGCGAGTCCAGGCCGCGAGCGCTGCGCACTTGCTGCGCCGCAACCTGCTGATCTACGGCGTGGGGGGCATCGTAGTGCCGTTCGTGGGTATCAAGCTGATCGACATGCTGCTGACTGCGCTGCACTTGGTGTAA
- the kdpC gene encoding potassium-transporting ATPase subunit KdpC, whose amino-acid sequence MSTMIRPALSLLVLMTLITGVAYPLVVTGVAQVAFPDQANGSLVRDADGKVRGSSLIAQDFVGDAWFHPRPSAGAFATVSSSASNLAPSNPALATRVIDDANKLLVPGQGPVPLALLTTSASGLDPHLPPAAITYQLARVAAARDVPVSALQQLLDAHIEQPLVGPPVVNVLELNIALEKL is encoded by the coding sequence ATGTCCACTATGATCCGTCCGGCCCTGAGCCTGCTCGTTCTGATGACCCTGATCACCGGCGTCGCTTATCCACTGGTGGTGACCGGTGTTGCCCAAGTCGCGTTCCCCGATCAGGCCAATGGCAGTCTGGTGCGTGACGCCGATGGCAAGGTGCGCGGCTCGTCCCTGATTGCCCAGGATTTTGTCGGTGATGCGTGGTTCCATCCACGGCCTTCGGCGGGTGCGTTTGCGACTGTTTCGAGCAGTGCGAGTAACCTGGCACCGAGCAATCCGGCACTGGCGACTCGGGTAATCGACGATGCCAACAAGCTGCTGGTGCCAGGCCAGGGGCCAGTTCCCTTGGCCTTGCTGACCACCTCTGCCAGCGGCCTCGATCCACACTTGCCACCGGCGGCAATTACCTATCAACTGGCGCGGGTTGCGGCGGCGCGTGACGTGCCGGTGTCTGCCCTGCAGCAGTTGCTGGACGCGCACATCGAGCAACCGTTGGTGGGCCCGCCGGTGGTGAATGTGCTGGAATTGAACATCGCGCTGGAAAAGCTGTAG
- a CDS encoding sensor histidine kinase — MSDSGRADALLADLPRDGRGRLKVFLGAAPGVGKTYAMLQAAHTQLRQGVKVIAGVVETHGRAETEALLGGLPQLPLVRSEYRGVMLEEMDLDGLLKAKPKLVLVDELAHSNAPGSRHAKRWQDIQELLSAGIDVFTTVNVQHLESLNDQVRGITGVQVRETLPDWVLQEAYELLLIDLPPRELLERLRDGKVYVPEQARAAIDAFFTQTNLTALRELAMQTAAAQVDDDLSRGYRQLGQAAPAVRGRLLVGVDGDAQAERLVRHASRVAQRRHLPWSLVHVDNGSACDEQSRLRLQSAQQLAERLGGEVVLLRAGEVAKTLIQHATERRASLVLVGQSRQRLRRRLFGGGLASRLLRNARGLEINVLDSDEQQHQPRQRSVQALVWFDYALALLATVLASALAWAVSSVLPLPNISLVFLAAVLLVAVRSSLGPALACAALSFLTYDFLFIPPTFSFAIQREEDVLTLLFFLLMAALTGNLAARQRRQLEALRDTQQETSELLDLSRKLTAATDRQAVISAAATHLVGWNDLQLCLVNRDGQGGWKVETGGSLQFSEAERAAADWAWQHDQPAGMGTGTLPFGRWWWWPLSVDDGPLGLLGVCPKEGEQLSGQRRRLLTALSQPLAQALARAQLADDLEAARLHGETEQLRSALLASVSHDLRTPLTSMRGSIDSLLALGEAIPLEDRRELLEGTRDEAERLDRYIQNLLDMTRLGHGALKLARDWVSPADIVGSSLNRLRAVLAPLQVSTDVPSELPLLYVHAALIEQALVNVLENAARFSPVHGRLQLGAGVTDSELFFSVSDEGPGIPEEERAKIFDMFYTAARGDRGGQGTGLGLAICQGMVGAHGGRISVADGIGGRGTCITIHLPLQEQPGFESEA, encoded by the coding sequence ATGAGCGACTCCGGCCGCGCCGACGCATTGTTAGCTGATTTACCCCGCGATGGTCGTGGCCGGCTCAAGGTTTTTCTCGGCGCCGCTCCTGGCGTCGGCAAGACCTACGCCATGTTGCAAGCTGCCCACACCCAGCTGCGCCAAGGCGTGAAAGTCATCGCCGGGGTGGTGGAAACCCACGGTCGGGCGGAAACCGAAGCATTGCTCGGCGGTTTACCGCAGTTACCGCTGGTGCGCTCGGAATACCGTGGCGTGATGCTCGAGGAAATGGACCTCGACGGTTTGCTCAAGGCCAAGCCAAAACTGGTGCTGGTCGATGAGCTGGCTCACAGCAATGCGCCCGGCAGCCGCCACGCGAAGCGCTGGCAGGACATTCAGGAGTTGTTGTCAGCGGGCATCGACGTCTTCACCACGGTCAATGTCCAGCATCTGGAAAGTCTCAACGATCAGGTGCGCGGCATCACTGGCGTGCAAGTGCGCGAAACCCTGCCCGACTGGGTGCTGCAAGAAGCCTACGAACTGCTGTTGATCGACCTGCCACCGCGCGAGCTGCTCGAGCGGCTGCGTGACGGTAAGGTTTATGTGCCGGAGCAGGCGCGAGCGGCGATCGATGCGTTTTTCACCCAAACCAACCTCACTGCACTGCGCGAGCTGGCGATGCAAACCGCGGCGGCGCAGGTCGATGATGACCTGAGTCGCGGCTATCGACAGTTGGGCCAAGCGGCGCCAGCCGTGCGCGGCCGCTTGCTGGTGGGAGTCGATGGCGATGCCCAGGCCGAGCGTCTGGTACGTCATGCCAGTCGGGTCGCGCAGCGTCGGCATTTGCCGTGGAGTCTGGTGCATGTGGACAACGGCAGTGCGTGCGACGAGCAATCGCGTTTGCGTCTGCAAAGCGCTCAGCAATTGGCTGAACGGCTGGGCGGCGAAGTGGTGCTGCTGCGCGCTGGCGAAGTGGCGAAAACCCTGATTCAACACGCTACCGAACGTCGTGCCAGCCTGGTGCTGGTCGGTCAGTCGCGTCAGCGTTTGCGCCGTCGGCTGTTCGGCGGTGGGTTGGCGTCACGCTTGTTGCGCAATGCCCGAGGCCTGGAAATCAACGTTCTCGACAGCGATGAACAACAGCATCAACCGCGTCAGCGTTCAGTGCAGGCGTTGGTCTGGTTCGACTATGCGCTGGCGCTGTTGGCAACGGTGCTGGCCAGCGCGTTGGCCTGGGCGGTGTCGAGTGTTTTACCGCTGCCGAATATCTCGCTGGTGTTCCTCGCGGCGGTGTTGCTGGTGGCGGTGCGCAGCAGCCTCGGGCCGGCGCTGGCGTGTGCGGCGTTGTCGTTTCTGACCTACGATTTCCTGTTCATCCCGCCGACCTTCTCCTTTGCGATTCAGCGTGAAGAAGACGTGTTGACGCTGTTGTTCTTCCTGCTGATGGCTGCGCTCACCGGCAATCTCGCAGCGCGTCAGCGGCGACAGTTGGAAGCCTTGCGCGACACTCAGCAAGAGACCAGCGAACTGCTCGACCTGTCGCGTAAACTCACCGCCGCCACCGACCGGCAAGCGGTGATCAGCGCGGCGGCGACACATCTGGTCGGCTGGAACGACCTGCAATTGTGTCTGGTTAACCGTGACGGGCAGGGCGGCTGGAAGGTCGAAACCGGTGGCTCGCTGCAGTTTTCCGAAGCCGAGCGCGCTGCCGCCGATTGGGCCTGGCAGCACGATCAACCGGCCGGCATGGGCACCGGCACATTACCGTTCGGCCGCTGGTGGTGGTGGCCGTTATCGGTTGACGACGGGCCGTTGGGCTTGCTGGGCGTTTGCCCGAAAGAGGGCGAGCAGCTCAGTGGCCAGCGTCGGCGATTGCTGACCGCATTAAGTCAGCCACTGGCTCAAGCGCTGGCCCGTGCGCAGTTGGCCGACGACCTTGAGGCCGCGCGCCTGCACGGTGAAACCGAACAATTGCGCAGTGCTTTACTGGCTTCGGTGTCCCATGATTTGCGCACACCGCTGACGTCCATGCGCGGCAGCATCGACAGCTTGCTGGCGCTGGGCGAGGCGATCCCGCTGGAGGATCGCCGTGAGTTGCTTGAAGGTACTCGTGATGAGGCCGAACGGCTCGACCGCTATATTCAGAACCTGCTGGACATGACACGCCTGGGCCACGGCGCGCTGAAGCTGGCGCGCGATTGGGTGTCGCCGGCGGATATCGTCGGCAGTTCGCTCAACCGTTTGCGCGCAGTGCTGGCACCGTTGCAGGTCAGCACCGATGTGCCGAGCGAGTTGCCGTTACTCTATGTGCACGCAGCATTGATCGAGCAGGCGCTGGTGAATGTGCTGGAAAACGCTGCACGCTTTTCGCCAGTTCATGGCCGTTTGCAACTGGGTGCTGGGGTGACTGACAGCGAGCTGTTTTTTTCCGTGAGTGACGAGGGCCCGGGCATTCCCGAAGAGGAACGCGCGAAGATCTTCGACATGTTCTACACCGCCGCCCGTGGTGATCGGGGCGGGCAGGGCACCGGGCTGGGGCTGGCGATCTGCCAGGGTATGGTCGGCGCCCATGGCGGGCGGATCAGTGTCGCTGACGGTATCGGAGGGCGCGGCACCTGCATCACCATTCATTTGCCATTGCAGGAACAACCGGGGTTTGAAAGTGAAGCCTGA
- a CDS encoding response regulator, with the protein MSQTATILVIDDEPQIRKFLRISLASQGYKVLEAGTGTEGLAQAALNKPDLLVLDLGLPDMDGQQVLREFREWSTVPVLVLSVRASEGQKVEALDGGANDYVTKPFGIQEFLARIRALLRQAPAGEVQEAALKFGPLTVDLAYRRVLLDGAEVSLTRKEYSVLAQLARHAGRVITQQQLLKDIWGPTHTEDSHYLRIVVGHLRQKLADDPTRPRFILTEAGVGYRLLESLG; encoded by the coding sequence ATGAGCCAGACCGCGACCATTTTGGTCATTGACGATGAGCCGCAGATCCGCAAATTCCTGCGCATCAGCCTGGCCTCCCAGGGTTACAAAGTGCTTGAAGCCGGTACCGGCACCGAAGGCCTGGCCCAGGCCGCGCTGAACAAACCGGATTTGCTGGTTCTCGACCTTGGCCTACCCGACATGGATGGCCAGCAGGTGCTGCGCGAATTCCGTGAATGGTCGACAGTGCCGGTGCTGGTCCTGTCAGTGCGCGCCAGCGAAGGGCAGAAAGTCGAAGCGCTGGATGGCGGTGCCAACGACTACGTGACCAAGCCGTTCGGCATTCAGGAGTTTCTGGCGCGGATCCGCGCCTTGTTGCGGCAGGCTCCAGCGGGTGAAGTCCAGGAAGCGGCGCTCAAGTTCGGTCCGTTGACGGTCGATCTGGCGTACCGGCGGGTCTTGCTGGACGGTGCCGAAGTGTCGCTGACCCGCAAGGAGTACTCGGTGCTGGCGCAATTGGCGCGCCACGCCGGACGGGTCATCACCCAACAGCAACTGCTCAAGGATATCTGGGGCCCTACCCACACCGAAGACAGCCATTACCTGCGGATTGTGGTCGGGCATCTGCGTCAGAAACTGGCGGATGACCCGACCCGGCCGAGATTTATCCTGACCGAGGCGGGGGTGGGGTATCGGTTGCTTGAATCTTTGGGTTAG
- a CDS encoding patatin-like phospholipase family protein encodes MKKRVALVLGSGGARGYAHIGVIEEIERRGYDIACIAGCSMGAVVGGIYAAGKLNDYRDWIESLDYLDVLRLVDVSFRLGAIRGEKVFGQIRKIVGEINIEDLRIPYTAVATDLTNQQEIWFQEGCLHQAMRASAAIPSLFTPVMQGNRMLVDGGLLNPLPIVPVVSSHCDLIIAVNLNSTNQRHYQLPVIQRPAAFKSRFDSLINSLGSRLPFRRKQAEQLLLLEQEALRNGAAEINPWIEPAEPQAQQPAAAPEGDGAPKSATGSFIIDNVGPASLLDLINQSFEVMQTSLAQYKIAGYPPDILINVPKRVCRFFEFYKAPELIALGREIARDTLDRYENERD; translated from the coding sequence ATGAAAAAGCGTGTCGCATTGGTGCTGGGCTCAGGTGGAGCCCGGGGCTACGCCCATATCGGGGTCATCGAAGAAATCGAACGGCGCGGTTATGACATCGCCTGTATCGCCGGTTGCTCCATGGGCGCCGTGGTCGGCGGCATCTACGCCGCCGGCAAACTCAACGATTACCGCGACTGGATCGAGAGCCTGGACTATCTCGATGTACTGCGTCTGGTGGACGTGAGTTTTCGTCTCGGGGCGATACGCGGCGAGAAAGTCTTCGGGCAGATCCGCAAGATCGTTGGCGAGATCAACATCGAAGACCTGCGCATCCCCTACACTGCCGTCGCCACCGACCTGACCAACCAGCAGGAAATCTGGTTCCAGGAAGGCTGCCTGCATCAGGCGATGCGCGCCTCGGCGGCAATTCCAAGTTTGTTCACCCCGGTGATGCAAGGCAATCGCATGCTGGTCGACGGCGGCCTGCTCAATCCTTTGCCGATTGTCCCGGTGGTATCGAGCCATTGCGACCTGATCATCGCGGTCAACCTCAACTCGACCAACCAGCGGCACTATCAGTTGCCAGTGATCCAGCGCCCTGCCGCATTCAAAAGCCGCTTCGACAGCCTGATCAACTCCCTCGGCTCGCGCCTGCCGTTCCGCCGTAAACAGGCCGAACAATTACTGCTCCTGGAGCAGGAAGCGCTGCGCAATGGAGCCGCTGAAATCAACCCCTGGATCGAACCCGCAGAGCCTCAAGCGCAACAGCCCGCTGCGGCCCCGGAAGGTGACGGCGCACCGAAATCCGCCACTGGCTCATTCATTATCGACAACGTTGGCCCGGCCTCTTTGCTGGATTTGATCAACCAGAGTTTCGAGGTGATGCAGACGTCATTGGCGCAGTACAAGATCGCCGGTTACCCACCGGACATTCTGATCAACGTACCAAAACGGGTTTGCCGGTTTTTCGAGTTCTACAAGGCGCCGGAGCTGATCGCGCTGGGACGGGAGATTGCCCGGGATACGCTGGATCGGTATGAAAATGAGCGCGACTGA